One window from the genome of Variovorax sp. PAMC26660 encodes:
- a CDS encoding efflux RND transporter permease subunit — protein MINLIITQFFRRRHLAWAMSIALVLFGAWSWTQMTVEAYPDLGDVTVQVTTQVNGLAAEEIEQQITTPLERALSNTPGLASIRSSSTFGLSLINLSFKDGTDDYFARQRVTERIGQVTLPSGAQPGLGPVAGPAGEIYRYTLESDTKNLMELSEIQRWKVIPALKQVAGVVDINNFGGFTKEFQLELDPARMQKYGLVLNDVVTAINNNSANAGGGRIARGDQSYVVRGIGQIHTLDDLGTVVVTQSGGSPVMVRDLGRLQFGHQERGGILGKDTNPDTIEGIVLMLKYENPSRVLEGVHKKIDELQAQLAPMGVKIVPYIDRDDLVKLTVDKVTHTVLEGMALVCFVLILFLGSPRSAVVAAVAIPMSLVTVFIVMHFTRMPANLFSLGAIDFGIIVDGAIVVMEAILRRREEEPNATLTEGNILETVSHVSGPIFFATLIIITAYFPLFAFERAEGKLFKPMAFTVGYALVGALLCALTLIPSLAYIALRKPSKPFVNKPLVWLTGAYRRVLGHLLNVPAIAYGLSAVALAAVVLLGATAGREFLPDIDEGALWLQVQLPSGLSLDKASEMATEMRHVLLEYPEVSYVVTQLGRNDDGTDPWTPSHMEVPVGLKPYSEWPAGVNKAAFVRTLTERFAKMPGFDVGISQPIIDGVNDAVGGAHSPLVLRIYGDDLKESRRIGNQIVELLGTVRGTASASLFQEPPIPQVVIQLNREAAARFGVNANDVANLIQTGIGGAPVITVYAANRTYNVAVKLPKSAKGNTEAIGALLLNSSSGAKVPLSQVADIRLQTGESTISHEMNERQITVRVDNRDRDLASYLVEAQERIGKEIKFDATKYRLQWAGQFENQQRAQARLAVSLAVVVAIMAVLLFFQFGKLRQVVLILGVVPMAMLGGLIAVHVAGETLNVATAVGFIALFGVSIQNGIIMVANFRRVRGEGLELQASVLEGAAERLRPVLMTATVASIGMLPAALATGVGTDVQRGLATVVVGGLVVSTLLTLFILPTLYFALERFFERKGWGNRPRRDR, from the coding sequence ATGATTAATCTCATCATCACCCAGTTCTTTCGCCGCAGGCACCTGGCCTGGGCGATGTCGATCGCGCTGGTGCTGTTCGGCGCCTGGTCGTGGACGCAGATGACGGTCGAGGCCTACCCCGACCTGGGCGACGTGACGGTGCAGGTCACGACGCAGGTCAACGGTCTGGCCGCCGAAGAGATCGAGCAGCAGATCACCACGCCGCTGGAGCGCGCGCTGAGCAACACGCCCGGGCTGGCCTCGATCCGTTCGAGCAGCACCTTCGGGCTGTCGCTCATCAACCTGAGCTTCAAGGACGGCACCGACGACTACTTCGCACGCCAGCGCGTGACCGAGCGCATCGGGCAGGTCACGCTGCCCTCGGGCGCGCAGCCGGGCCTCGGGCCGGTCGCGGGGCCGGCGGGCGAGATCTACCGGTACACGCTCGAATCGGACACCAAGAATCTGATGGAGCTGTCGGAAATCCAGCGCTGGAAGGTGATTCCCGCGCTCAAGCAGGTCGCGGGTGTCGTGGACATCAACAACTTCGGCGGCTTCACCAAGGAGTTCCAGCTCGAACTGGACCCTGCCCGTATGCAGAAATACGGGCTGGTGCTGAACGACGTGGTCACGGCCATCAACAACAACAGCGCCAACGCGGGCGGCGGGCGCATCGCGCGCGGCGACCAGAGCTACGTGGTGCGCGGCATCGGCCAGATCCACACGCTGGACGACCTGGGCACGGTGGTGGTCACGCAGAGCGGCGGCTCGCCGGTGATGGTGCGCGACCTGGGCCGGCTGCAGTTCGGCCACCAGGAGCGCGGCGGCATCCTGGGCAAGGACACGAACCCCGACACCATCGAGGGCATCGTCTTGATGCTCAAGTACGAAAACCCCTCGCGCGTGCTCGAAGGCGTGCACAAGAAAATCGACGAACTGCAGGCGCAGCTCGCGCCCATGGGCGTGAAGATCGTGCCCTACATCGATCGCGACGACCTGGTGAAGCTCACGGTCGACAAGGTCACACACACGGTGCTGGAAGGCATGGCGCTGGTGTGCTTCGTGCTCATTCTTTTCCTGGGCAGCCCGCGCAGTGCGGTGGTGGCGGCGGTGGCGATTCCGATGTCGCTGGTCACGGTGTTCATCGTGATGCACTTCACCCGCATGCCGGCCAACCTGTTCTCGCTGGGCGCGATCGACTTCGGCATCATCGTGGACGGCGCCATCGTGGTGATGGAAGCCATCCTCCGGCGGCGCGAGGAAGAGCCCAACGCCACGCTCACCGAGGGCAACATCCTCGAAACCGTGAGCCATGTGTCGGGGCCGATCTTCTTTGCCACGCTGATCATCATCACGGCCTACTTTCCGCTGTTTGCCTTCGAGCGCGCGGAAGGCAAGCTGTTCAAGCCGATGGCCTTCACCGTGGGCTATGCGCTGGTGGGCGCGCTGCTGTGCGCGCTGACGCTGATTCCCAGCCTGGCCTACATCGCGCTGCGCAAGCCGAGCAAGCCCTTCGTCAACAAGCCGCTGGTGTGGCTCACGGGCGCCTACCGGCGCGTGCTGGGTCATCTGCTGAACGTGCCCGCCATTGCCTACGGCCTGAGCGCGGTGGCACTGGCGGCCGTGGTGCTGCTGGGCGCCACTGCCGGGCGTGAGTTTTTGCCCGACATCGACGAAGGTGCGCTGTGGCTGCAGGTGCAATTGCCTTCTGGCCTGTCGCTCGACAAGGCCAGCGAGATGGCGACCGAGATGCGCCATGTGCTGCTCGAATACCCCGAGGTGTCGTACGTGGTGACCCAGCTCGGGCGCAACGACGACGGCACCGACCCCTGGACGCCCTCGCACATGGAAGTGCCCGTGGGCCTGAAGCCGTACAGCGAATGGCCCGCCGGTGTGAACAAGGCCGCCTTCGTGCGCACGCTGACCGAGCGCTTCGCCAAGATGCCGGGCTTCGACGTGGGCATCAGCCAGCCGATCATCGACGGCGTGAACGACGCAGTGGGCGGTGCGCACAGCCCGCTGGTGCTGCGCATCTACGGCGACGACCTGAAGGAAAGCCGCCGCATCGGCAACCAGATCGTCGAGCTGCTGGGCACGGTGCGCGGCACGGCCTCGGCCTCGCTGTTCCAGGAGCCGCCGATTCCGCAGGTGGTGATCCAGCTCAACCGCGAGGCGGCGGCACGTTTCGGCGTCAACGCGAACGACGTGGCCAACCTGATCCAGACCGGCATCGGCGGCGCGCCGGTGATCACCGTGTATGCGGCCAATCGCACCTACAACGTGGCGGTGAAGCTGCCCAAGAGCGCCAAGGGCAACACCGAGGCCATCGGCGCGCTGCTGCTCAACAGCTCCAGCGGCGCCAAGGTGCCGCTGTCGCAGGTGGCCGACATCCGGCTGCAGACCGGCGAAAGCACCATCTCGCACGAGATGAACGAACGCCAGATCACCGTGCGCGTGGACAACCGCGACCGCGACCTGGCCTCGTACCTGGTCGAAGCGCAGGAGCGCATCGGCAAGGAGATCAAGTTCGACGCCACCAAGTACCGGCTGCAATGGGCCGGCCAGTTCGAGAACCAGCAGCGGGCGCAGGCGCGCCTGGCGGTGTCGCTCGCGGTCGTGGTGGCGATCATGGCAGTGCTGCTGTTCTTCCAGTTCGGCAAGCTGCGCCAGGTGGTGCTGATCCTGGGCGTGGTGCCGATGGCGATGCTGGGCGGGCTGATCGCGGTGCACGTGGCGGGCGAAACGCTCAACGTGGCCACGGCGGTGGGCTTCATCGCGCTGTTCGGGGTGTCGATACAGAACGGCATCATCATGGTCGCCAACTTCCGGCGTGTGCGCGGCGAAGGGCTGGAGCTGCAGGCCTCGGTGCTCGAAGGCGCGGCCGAGCGGCTGCGGCCGGTGCTGATGACGGCGACTGTCGCCTCCATCGGCATGCTGCCGGCGGCGCTGGCCACCGGTGTCGGCACCGACGTGCAGCGCGGGCTGGCGACCGTGGTGGTCGGCGGGCTGGTGGTGTCGACGCTGCTGACGCTGTTCATCCTGCCGACGCTTTACTTCGCGCTGGAACGTTTCTTCGAGCGCAAGGGCTGGGGCAATCGCCCGCGCCGCGACCGTTAA
- a CDS encoding efflux transporter outer membrane subunit encodes MTTKSLMSGAAATAATTAGLALLLGGCAVGPDYVRPPLNLPTQYTAALPATQEAEGVPLAHLSPDLDVPAQWWQAFRSEPLNALVTQSLAGNPTIEAADAALRVARENEAADHAAFWPSVALNYAPTRQRVASTVASPVSSNANLYTLHTAQVTVSYTPDVFGATRRQVEGAQAQTEQQRFQSLAARLTLSSNVVAAAITEASLRAQQRATLAIIDGQKEMLWAFRKQQSLGQVALADVDTQEASLAATEATLPPIDKQLAQQRNLLATLAGRYPSEGVAAHFELDALQLPNELPLTLPSTLVEHRPDVRAAEAQLQSASAAIGVAVAARLPNVTLGVNAYGSSAYTLSQLFKSSSLFWTIAGSVTQPLFDGGALKHREAAARASFDQAAAQYRATVLAAFQDVANTLEAIDADTRALQAAIKAERTASQSLSRTRKQVQLGDASALSLRLAQQAQQQALLNLVQARALRLTDAAALFQALGGGWWNPPADGVAAASASHSSIATASKSTSP; translated from the coding sequence ATGACAACAAAAAGCCTTATGTCCGGCGCTGCAGCCACTGCCGCAACCACCGCCGGCCTCGCATTGCTGCTGGGCGGCTGCGCGGTCGGCCCCGACTACGTGCGGCCGCCACTGAACCTGCCCACGCAATACACCGCCGCACTACCCGCCACGCAGGAAGCCGAGGGCGTGCCGCTGGCGCACCTCTCGCCCGACCTCGACGTGCCTGCGCAGTGGTGGCAGGCCTTTCGCTCGGAGCCACTGAACGCACTGGTCACGCAGAGCCTGGCCGGCAACCCGACCATCGAGGCGGCCGATGCCGCGCTGCGCGTGGCCCGCGAGAACGAGGCGGCCGACCACGCCGCGTTCTGGCCGAGCGTGGCGCTGAACTACGCACCGACGCGCCAGCGCGTGGCAAGCACCGTGGCGAGCCCGGTGTCGTCGAACGCGAACCTCTACACGCTGCACACGGCGCAGGTGACGGTGTCGTACACGCCTGACGTGTTCGGCGCCACGCGCCGGCAGGTCGAGGGCGCGCAGGCGCAGACCGAGCAGCAGCGCTTTCAGAGCCTGGCCGCCCGGCTCACGCTGAGCAGCAACGTGGTGGCCGCCGCCATCACCGAAGCCTCGCTGCGCGCGCAGCAACGCGCTACGCTGGCGATCATCGACGGGCAGAAAGAAATGCTGTGGGCCTTCCGCAAGCAGCAATCGCTCGGGCAGGTGGCACTGGCCGACGTCGATACGCAAGAAGCCTCGCTGGCCGCCACCGAAGCCACGCTGCCGCCGATCGACAAGCAGCTCGCGCAGCAGCGCAACCTGCTCGCCACGCTGGCCGGTCGCTATCCGAGCGAAGGCGTGGCGGCGCACTTCGAGCTGGATGCGCTCCAGTTGCCAAACGAACTGCCGCTGACTTTGCCGTCCACGCTGGTCGAGCACCGCCCCGATGTGCGGGCGGCGGAAGCGCAACTGCAGTCGGCCAGCGCGGCCATCGGTGTGGCCGTCGCGGCGCGCCTGCCCAACGTGACGCTGGGCGTGAACGCCTATGGCTCGTCGGCCTACACGCTGTCGCAACTCTTCAAGTCTTCGTCGCTGTTCTGGACGATTGCCGGCAGCGTGACGCAGCCGCTGTTCGACGGTGGCGCGCTCAAGCACCGCGAAGCGGCCGCCCGCGCCTCGTTCGACCAGGCGGCGGCCCAGTACCGCGCCACGGTGCTGGCCGCGTTCCAGGACGTGGCCAACACGCTCGAAGCCATCGACGCCGACACCCGTGCGCTGCAAGCCGCCATCAAGGCCGAGCGCACCGCGTCGCAAAGCCTCTCGCGCACCCGCAAGCAGGTGCAGTTGGGCGACGCGAGCGCGCTGTCGTTGCGGCTGGCGCAGCAGGCCCAGCAGCAGGCGCTGCTCAACCTCGTGCAGGCCCGCGCGCTTCGGCTGACCGATGCGGCCGCCCTCTTCCAGGCGCTGGGTGGCGGCTGGTGGAATCCGCCGGCGGACGGCGTTGCCGCCGCTTCTGCTTCACACTCATCCATCGCAACTGCATCGAAGTCCACATCGCCATGA
- a CDS encoding RidA family protein, translated as MNIIRHEMGPRFSEMVVVDLGTARLLYLSGQVAENPSLDITGQMREILHHIDGMLATQGATKKDLVSVTIYLRTVGDYAAMNSVWDEWVPVGHTPARATVGAKLIDSEYRVEIQATAAIGPVP; from the coding sequence ATGAACATCATTCGCCACGAGATGGGACCGCGCTTCAGCGAGATGGTGGTCGTCGACCTCGGCACGGCACGCCTGCTCTACCTTTCAGGACAGGTGGCCGAAAACCCCTCGCTCGACATCACGGGCCAGATGCGCGAGATCCTGCATCACATCGACGGCATGCTCGCCACCCAGGGCGCAACCAAGAAAGACCTGGTGAGCGTGACCATCTACCTGCGCACCGTGGGCGACTACGCCGCAATGAACTCGGTGTGGGACGAATGGGTGCCCGTGGGCCACACGCCGGCGCGCGCCACGGTGGGCGCCAAGCTGATCGACTCCGAGTACCGCGTCGAGATCCAGGCCACCGCCGCGATCGGGCCGGTGCCATGA
- a CDS encoding tripartite tricarboxylate transporter substrate binding protein, protein MPHATLSRRRFTLATAAASLALPSFAQSAWPGKPIRIVVPYTPGGFTDQMARLVQIGLQTRLGQPVLVDNKPGANSLIGVDAIAKAAPDGSTFGVVIAAYAANTTLYPKLPYDPNKDLAGVSLMGISPLLAAVSINAPFKTARELIDYARANPGKVSFGSSGNGSAAHLTTELWKSLTQTYMIHIPYRGAMPALTDLMGGQIQLFFDAPTGLINQAKAGKVRLIGVAGDKRLPAVPDVPTFIEQGFAGFTGSTWAGMLAPAGTPRDIVKRMSEEVARIIRSDETRARLDAMGTIPAGSTPEEFDAFITAETAKWGKVIRTAGVKAE, encoded by the coding sequence ATGCCGCACGCCACGTTGTCACGCCGCCGATTCACCCTCGCCACCGCCGCGGCCAGCCTTGCCCTTCCGTCCTTCGCGCAAAGCGCGTGGCCCGGCAAGCCGATTCGCATCGTCGTGCCCTACACGCCGGGCGGCTTCACCGACCAGATGGCGCGGCTGGTGCAGATCGGCCTGCAGACGCGGCTGGGCCAGCCGGTGCTTGTCGACAACAAGCCCGGCGCCAACAGCCTGATCGGCGTGGACGCCATCGCCAAGGCGGCGCCCGACGGCAGCACCTTCGGCGTCGTCATCGCCGCGTATGCGGCCAACACCACGCTGTATCCCAAGCTGCCCTACGACCCGAACAAGGACCTGGCGGGCGTTTCGCTGATGGGCATTTCGCCCTTGCTGGCAGCGGTCAGCATCAATGCGCCGTTCAAGACCGCGCGCGAACTCATCGACTACGCGCGCGCGAATCCGGGCAAGGTGAGCTTCGGCTCATCGGGCAACGGCTCGGCCGCGCACCTGACCACCGAGCTGTGGAAGTCGCTGACGCAGACCTACATGATCCACATCCCGTACCGTGGCGCCATGCCCGCGCTGACGGACCTGATGGGCGGGCAGATCCAGTTGTTCTTCGATGCGCCCACCGGCCTCATCAACCAGGCCAAGGCCGGCAAGGTGCGGCTGATCGGCGTGGCGGGCGACAAGCGCCTGCCGGCCGTGCCCGATGTGCCCACCTTCATCGAGCAGGGTTTCGCGGGCTTCACCGGCAGCACCTGGGCCGGCATGCTGGCGCCGGCCGGCACGCCGCGCGACATCGTCAAGCGCATGTCGGAAGAGGTGGCACGCATCATCCGAAGCGATGAAACACGCGCCAGGCTCGATGCCATGGGCACGATTCCGGCCGGCAGCACGCCGGAAGAGTTCGACGCTTTCATCACCGCAGAGACCGCCAAGTGGGGCAAGGTCATCCGCACGGCGGGGGTGAAGGCGGAATAG
- a CDS encoding phospholipase: MKALRIYAGPTARKHIEQQGLRPQDIRTIPGAAGGPKGLILGPLDRFIFGRWLTQSSQQVHLVGASIGAWRLSTACLSDPETAFQRFEHDYVRQQFEVPPGQKRLSPRQLSERFAQGLEDFYGGRIDEVLNHPRYRLHVVTSRGRHILGREGKARTPVGYLGAFATNSLHRKSLGAWLERCVFSTPGAALPFGTKDFRTRQHPLSQANFNMVLQASCSIPFLLAAVHDIPGAPRGAYWDGGITDYHLHLDYQPADDGIVLYPHFQQAVVPGWLDKGLRWRHKSTGFLDRMVVLAPDPEWVKSLPNGKLPDRKDFIHFANDAQARITAWSRATREAQRLSDEFEGWLANGRAPDVLPL; encoded by the coding sequence ATGAAAGCACTGCGCATCTACGCCGGGCCCACGGCCCGCAAGCACATCGAGCAGCAGGGGCTGCGCCCGCAGGACATCCGCACCATCCCCGGTGCGGCGGGCGGCCCCAAGGGCCTGATCCTGGGGCCGCTCGACCGCTTCATCTTTGGCCGCTGGCTCACGCAATCGAGCCAGCAGGTGCATCTGGTGGGCGCGTCGATCGGCGCGTGGCGGCTGTCGACGGCCTGCCTGTCGGACCCGGAAACCGCCTTCCAGCGCTTCGAGCACGACTACGTGCGCCAGCAGTTCGAGGTGCCGCCGGGGCAGAAGCGGCTCAGTCCGCGCCAGCTCAGCGAGCGCTTTGCGCAGGGCCTCGAAGACTTCTACGGCGGGCGCATCGACGAGGTCTTGAACCACCCGCGCTACCGCCTGCATGTGGTGACCTCGCGCGGGCGCCACATCCTCGGGCGCGAGGGCAAGGCGCGCACGCCGGTCGGCTACCTGGGCGCCTTTGCCACCAACAGCCTGCACCGCAAGAGCCTGGGCGCATGGCTGGAGCGCTGCGTGTTTTCCACGCCCGGCGCGGCCTTGCCTTTCGGCACGAAGGATTTCCGCACGCGCCAGCATCCCTTGAGCCAGGCCAACTTCAACATGGTGCTGCAGGCCTCGTGTTCCATTCCGTTCCTGCTGGCGGCGGTGCACGACATTCCGGGCGCGCCGCGCGGCGCTTACTGGGACGGCGGCATCACCGACTACCACCTGCATCTTGATTACCAGCCGGCCGACGACGGCATCGTGCTGTATCCGCATTTCCAGCAGGCGGTGGTGCCGGGCTGGCTCGACAAGGGCCTGCGCTGGCGCCACAAGTCCACCGGTTTTCTCGACCGCATGGTGGTGCTGGCGCCCGATCCGGAATGGGTGAAGTCGCTGCCCAACGGCAAGCTGCCCGACCGCAAGGATTTCATCCATTTCGCCAACGATGCGCAGGCGCGCATCACCGCCTGGAGCCGGGCCACGCGCGAGGCGCAGCGGCTGTCGGACGAGTTCGAAGGCTGGCTTGCCAACGGGCGCGCGCCGGACGTTCTTCCGCTCTGA